A window of the Rhea pennata isolate bPtePen1 chromosome 19, bPtePen1.pri, whole genome shotgun sequence genome harbors these coding sequences:
- the NHERF1 gene encoding Na(+)/H(+) exchange regulatory cofactor NHE-RF1 produces MSSAAPPGPRLCCLEKGPNGYGFHLHGEKGKPGQFIRLVEAGSPAERSGLRAGDRLLEVDGDNVEAESHQQVVERIRGAAGAVRLLVVEPAGGEQRPGAGGPGREQPAGGGGEAAPAEPPRQERSAAAEREELRPRLCHMKKGPNGYGFNLHSDKSRPGQYVRAVDPESPAEAAGLLPQDRVVEVNGVCVEGKQHADVVAAIKAGGDETKLLVVDVLTDEFFKKCKVVPSEAHLAGPLPEPVANGDVGKENAAEPRPPSVSDGPCSPGPLAAYPSLSETHGEPDSQEDEKGDSAPGSLLDLDIPLAVAKERAHQKRTSKRAPQMDWSKKNELFSNL; encoded by the exons atgagctccgcggcgccgccgggcccgcggctctgctgcctggagaAGGGCCCCAACGGCTACGGCTTCCACCTGCACGGCGAGAAGGGCAAGCCGGGCCAGTTCATCCGGCTCGTGGAGGCGGGCTCGCCGGCCGAGCGCTCGGGGCTGCGCGCCGGCGACCGGCTGCTGGAGGTGGACGGCGACAACGTGGAGGCGGAGAGCCACCAGCAGGTGGTGGAGCGGatccgcggcgcggccggcgccgtGCGCCTGCTCGTGGTGGagccggcgggcggcgagcagcggcccggcgcgggcggccccggccgcgagcagccggcgggcggcggcggcgaggcggcgccggcggagcccccgcggcaggagcggagcgcggcggccgaGCGG GAGGAGCTGCGCCCTCGGCTCTGCCACATGAAGAAGGGCCCCAACGGCTACGGCTTCAACCTGCACAGCGACAAGAGCCGCCCGGGCCAGTACGTGCGGGCCGTGGACCCGGAGTcgccggcggaggcggcggggctCTTGCCGCAGGACCGCGTCGTTGAG GTGAACGGCGTGTGCGTGGAGGGCAAGCAGCACGCGGACGTCGTGGCGGCCATCAAGGCGGGCGGCGACGAGACGAAGCTGCTGGTGGTGGACGTCCTCACGGACGAGTTCTTCAAGAAGTGCAAGGTGGTGCCCTCGGAGGCCCACCTGGCAG GTCCCTTGCCGGAGCCGGTTGCCAACGGTGACGTGGGGAAG GAGAacgccgcggagccgcggccccCCTCCGTGTCCGACGGCCCCTGCAGCCCCGGGCCGCTGGCCGCGTACCCCAGCCTGAGCGAGACGCACGGCGAG CCGGACTCCCAGGAGGACGAGAAGGGCGACTCGGCGCCCGGCTCCCTCCTGGACCTCGACATCCCGCTGGCCGTGGCCAAGGAGCGCGCGCACCAGAAACGCACCAGCAAGCGGGCGCCCCAGATGGACTGGAGCAAGAAAAACGAACTGTTCAGCAACCTGTGa